Proteins encoded by one window of Collimonas fungivorans:
- a CDS encoding acetyl/propionyl/methylcrotonyl-CoA carboxylase subunit alpha encodes MFTKILIANRGEIACRVAATARRMGIKTVAVYSDADAGAKHVAVCDEAVLIGPAAAKESYLRADKIIEVALATGAQAVHPGYGFLSENAQFAQACAKAGLVFIGPPASAISAMGSKSAAKELMEKAQVPLVPGYHGATQDADFLQQQADKITYPVLLKASAGGGGKGMRIVEQSADFKAALASCKREAINSFGDDKVLVERYLTRPRHIEIQVFADTQGDCVYLFERDCSVQRRHQKVLEEAPAPGMTPERRRAMGEAAVAAAKAVGYVGAGTVEFIANQDGSFYFMEMNTRLQVEHPVTEMITGLDLVEWQLRVASGEPLPLKQEQLQLSGHALEARIYAENPDKGFLPSIGTLRHLRTPAASEFEVSQSSASIVRIDSGVRQGDAISPFYDPMIAKLIVWGQDRQQALAAMSSALAQYQIVGLASNVKFLQRLIAGKAFSEADLDTGLIERHHGTLFPTAMPVEIEVLALAAASLLLSERNAANNAGSDPWTSTDGWRLNGSLQRRLAFVDDGKASPLDVTYEAGRWLLRHEQFEAQIFRQMTVLQQDGNAIEISLGDRTVAGTVVREGEQFHVFYAGSHYTLAYVDPLLHAGDTEAEGGRLTAPMPGKIVALLVTQGEQVKKGAPLLIMEAMKMEHTIAAPADGLVEELLYAVGDQVSESAQLLVFKPA; translated from the coding sequence ATGTTTACCAAGATACTGATTGCCAATCGCGGCGAGATCGCCTGCCGCGTGGCAGCCACCGCGCGCCGCATGGGCATCAAGACCGTGGCCGTGTATTCGGATGCCGATGCCGGCGCCAAGCACGTCGCTGTATGCGACGAGGCGGTGCTGATCGGACCGGCCGCAGCCAAGGAAAGTTATCTGCGCGCCGACAAGATCATCGAGGTAGCCTTGGCTACCGGCGCCCAGGCAGTTCATCCCGGCTACGGTTTCCTGTCCGAAAATGCGCAGTTTGCCCAGGCCTGCGCCAAGGCTGGACTGGTGTTCATCGGTCCGCCGGCCAGTGCGATTTCGGCGATGGGTTCGAAGTCTGCCGCCAAGGAGCTGATGGAAAAAGCCCAGGTGCCGCTGGTGCCCGGTTATCACGGCGCAACCCAGGATGCCGATTTCCTGCAGCAGCAGGCCGACAAGATCACTTATCCGGTGCTGCTCAAGGCCAGCGCCGGCGGCGGCGGCAAGGGCATGCGCATCGTTGAGCAAAGCGCCGATTTCAAGGCTGCGCTGGCTTCCTGCAAACGCGAAGCCATCAACAGCTTCGGCGACGACAAGGTGCTGGTGGAGCGTTACCTGACCCGTCCGCGCCACATCGAGATCCAGGTGTTTGCCGATACCCAGGGCGATTGCGTCTACCTGTTCGAACGCGATTGCTCGGTGCAGCGCCGCCATCAGAAAGTGCTGGAAGAAGCGCCGGCGCCAGGCATGACGCCAGAACGCCGGCGCGCCATGGGTGAAGCTGCGGTAGCGGCCGCCAAGGCGGTAGGCTATGTCGGCGCCGGCACGGTGGAGTTCATTGCCAACCAGGACGGTTCTTTCTATTTCATGGAAATGAACACCCGCCTGCAGGTGGAGCACCCGGTGACGGAAATGATTACCGGCCTCGACTTGGTCGAATGGCAGTTGCGGGTAGCGTCAGGCGAACCATTGCCGCTCAAGCAGGAGCAACTGCAACTCAGCGGCCATGCGCTGGAAGCGCGGATCTACGCCGAAAACCCGGACAAGGGCTTCCTGCCGTCGATAGGCACTTTGCGCCATCTGCGCACGCCTGCGGCCAGCGAGTTTGAAGTCAGCCAATCCAGTGCCAGTATAGTGCGCATCGATTCCGGCGTGCGCCAAGGCGACGCCATTTCGCCGTTCTACGATCCGATGATCGCCAAGCTGATCGTCTGGGGCCAGGACCGGCAGCAGGCATTGGCCGCGATGTCGAGCGCACTGGCGCAATACCAGATCGTCGGCCTCGCCAGCAACGTCAAATTCCTGCAGCGCCTGATCGCCGGTAAAGCCTTCTCCGAAGCAGACCTGGATACCGGCCTGATCGAACGTCATCACGGCACCTTGTTTCCCACCGCAATGCCGGTGGAGATCGAAGTTCTGGCGCTGGCGGCAGCATCGCTGCTGCTGTCGGAGCGCAACGCAGCCAACAACGCCGGCAGCGACCCATGGACCAGCACCGACGGCTGGCGTCTCAACGGCAGCCTGCAACGCCGGCTGGCGTTTGTCGACGACGGCAAAGCCAGTCCGCTCGACGTCACCTACGAAGCGGGGCGCTGGCTGCTGCGCCATGAACAGTTCGAGGCACAGATTTTCAGGCAGATGACCGTGTTGCAGCAAGACGGTAACGCCATCGAAATCAGTCTCGGCGACAGGACCGTAGCCGGCACCGTGGTGCGCGAAGGCGAACAGTTCCACGTGTTCTACGCCGGCAGCCACTACACGCTGGCTTACGTCGACCCGCTGCTGCATGCCGGCGACACTGAAGCCGAGGGCGGCCGCCTGACAGCGCCGATGCCGGGCAAGATTGTCGCGCTGCTGGTAACGCAGGGCGAACAAGTAAAAAAAGGCGCACCATTACTGATCATGGAAGCGATGAAAATGGAGCACACAATCGCCGCTCCGGCCGATGGCCTGGTAGAAGAATTGCTGTACGCAGTAGGCGACCAAGTGAGCGAATCCGCCCAGCTGCTGGTATTCAAGCCAGCTTGA
- a CDS encoding cytochrome P450 translates to MINEDFLNNPYPAYHALRAAGALHWSPEFCGGAWLLTGHADVASVLRDPRFSVRRAGGWANSSGPEALTELREFKRIFSRSLLFVDAPQHTRLRQVMNAGFKPSALQELGPQIQDIVDRLLDQVLAKAAGAAPGQFAEFDFMRDFARPLPALVIAGMLGIAAEDRSEFVAWSDDIAAFIGSPTPTLEIARAAQASLVAMNEYFRQLLPQRRAALGDDLMSQLIRAEASGGIITTKELLAQCCTLLFAGHETTRNLLGNGMLALLQHPQQWQALQDTPALLPSALKELLRFDSPVQYTGRRLKVDVEMHGQRMKKGDLVIPLIGAANRDPAKFTDPDRLDIQRNQGAHLSFGYGPHVCIGATLTYLEAEIAMRSVMQRLPQLRLAGATQSWGGNAVYRSLNQLPLQFARPAATAHVKPAEVLYA, encoded by the coding sequence ATGATTAACGAAGATTTTTTGAACAACCCGTACCCCGCCTACCACGCCCTGCGTGCCGCGGGTGCGCTGCACTGGAGCCCCGAGTTCTGTGGCGGCGCCTGGCTGCTGACCGGCCATGCCGATGTCGCCAGCGTGCTGCGTGATCCGCGTTTCTCGGTGCGCCGTGCTGGCGGCTGGGCCAACAGCAGCGGCCCGGAAGCATTGACCGAACTGCGTGAGTTCAAGCGCATTTTTTCGCGCTCGCTGCTGTTCGTGGACGCGCCGCAGCACACACGCTTGCGCCAGGTCATGAATGCTGGCTTCAAACCGTCGGCATTGCAGGAACTGGGACCGCAGATCCAGGATATCGTCGACCGCCTGCTGGACCAGGTGCTGGCCAAGGCTGCTGGCGCCGCGCCGGGGCAGTTTGCCGAATTCGACTTTATGCGCGACTTCGCCCGCCCCCTGCCGGCGCTGGTGATTGCCGGCATGCTCGGCATCGCCGCCGAAGACCGCAGCGAATTCGTCGCCTGGTCCGACGATATCGCAGCTTTCATCGGCAGCCCGACGCCGACCCTGGAAATCGCCCGCGCGGCCCAGGCCAGCCTGGTCGCCATGAACGAATATTTCCGCCAGCTGCTGCCGCAGCGCCGGGCCGCACTCGGCGACGACCTGATGAGCCAGCTGATACGCGCCGAAGCCAGCGGCGGCATCATCACCACCAAGGAACTGCTGGCGCAGTGCTGCACGCTGCTGTTCGCCGGCCATGAAACCACACGCAACCTGCTGGGCAACGGCATGCTGGCGCTGCTGCAGCATCCGCAACAATGGCAAGCCTTGCAGGACACGCCGGCGCTGCTGCCGTCAGCCCTGAAGGAACTGCTGCGCTTCGACAGCCCGGTGCAGTACACCGGGCGTCGCCTCAAGGTCGATGTCGAGATGCATGGCCAGCGGATGAAAAAGGGCGACCTGGTGATCCCGCTGATCGGCGCAGCCAACCGCGATCCAGCCAAATTCACCGATCCGGACCGGCTCGATATCCAGCGCAACCAGGGCGCCCACCTGTCCTTCGGTTACGGCCCGCATGTCTGCATTGGCGCCACGCTGACCTACCTGGAAGCGGAAATCGCCATGCGCAGCGTGATGCAGCGTTTGCCGCAGCTGCGGCTGGCTGGCGCGACCCAATCCTGGGGCGGCAATGCGGTGTACCGCAGCCTGAACCAGCTGCCGCTGCAATTCGCTCGGCCGGCGGCGACTGCGCACGTAAAACCAGCGGAAGTGCTGTATGCCTGA
- the bioB gene encoding biotin synthase BioB has protein sequence MSSQPITFQPAAKPMVLPADAKWPVQTVLDLFNLPFNELMFKAQQVHRENFDPNEVELATLLSIKTGGCPEDCGYCPQAARYDTGVAAQKILPLDTVLEAARQAKAHGATRFCMGAAWREPKDRDLEKVEEMVREVKALGLETCATLGMLGEGQAERLKGAGLDYYNHNLDTAPEIYGDIITTRDYQNRLDTLDSVRGAGIKVCCGGIVGMGESRLQRAGLVAQLANLEPYPESVPVNNLVQVEGTPLHGIDPIDLFEFVRTVAVARITMPKARVRLSAGRRQMGEAIQSLCFLAGANSIFYGDKLLTTGNPEVEEDRALLEKLGMHSRSSAFDARCEVTADSNTQPQ, from the coding sequence ATGTCATCGCAACCAATTACATTCCAGCCAGCCGCCAAACCTATGGTGCTGCCAGCCGACGCCAAATGGCCGGTGCAAACCGTGCTCGACCTGTTCAACCTGCCGTTCAACGAACTGATGTTCAAGGCGCAGCAAGTCCACCGCGAAAACTTCGATCCTAACGAAGTCGAACTGGCGACCCTGCTGTCGATCAAGACCGGCGGCTGCCCGGAAGATTGCGGCTACTGCCCGCAGGCAGCGCGTTACGACACCGGCGTCGCCGCACAAAAGATCCTGCCGCTGGACACCGTGCTGGAAGCGGCGCGCCAAGCCAAGGCGCACGGCGCCACCCGTTTCTGCATGGGCGCCGCATGGCGCGAACCGAAGGACCGCGACCTGGAAAAGGTCGAAGAAATGGTGCGCGAAGTCAAGGCGCTCGGCCTGGAAACCTGCGCAACGCTGGGCATGCTGGGCGAAGGCCAGGCTGAACGCCTGAAAGGCGCCGGCCTCGACTACTACAACCACAACCTCGATACTGCGCCGGAAATCTACGGCGACATCATCACTACCCGCGATTACCAGAACCGCCTCGATACGCTCGACAGCGTGCGCGGCGCCGGCATCAAGGTCTGCTGCGGCGGCATCGTCGGCATGGGCGAATCGCGCCTGCAGCGCGCCGGCCTGGTGGCGCAGCTGGCGAACCTGGAGCCGTATCCTGAATCGGTGCCGGTGAATAACCTGGTGCAGGTCGAAGGCACGCCGCTGCACGGCATCGACCCGATCGACCTGTTCGAATTCGTGCGTACCGTGGCGGTGGCCCGCATCACCATGCCGAAAGCGCGGGTGCGTTTGTCCGCCGGCCGCCGGCAGATGGGCGAGGCGATCCAGTCGCTGTGTTTCCTGGCCGGCGCCAATTCGATTTTCTATGGCGACAAGCTGCTTACCACCGGCAATCCGGAAGTGGAAGAAGACCGCGCCTTGCTGGAAAAACTCGGCATGCACTCGCGTTCATCGGCATTCGATGCGCGTTGCGAAGTCACCGCCGACAGCAACACCCAGCCACAATAA
- a CDS encoding DinB family protein: MMQQYFATLARYHVWATDQLLAHIKAVNEAEYRQDRGLYFGSVHGTLNHMLVGERHWYARIADGVSLKMALDVELESERDALAAALREAAGRWEKWLTDHPVQTFDRDLHYNRASGVAAVAPFAPVLGHVFNHGTHHRGQLTAALTGMGHACPELDLIYWTVAMRQAETNK; encoded by the coding sequence ATGATGCAACAATATTTTGCAACGCTGGCCCGCTATCACGTCTGGGCTACCGACCAATTGCTGGCCCATATCAAGGCCGTCAACGAGGCTGAATATCGTCAGGATCGTGGATTGTATTTTGGCTCAGTGCACGGCACGCTCAACCATATGCTGGTAGGCGAGCGTCACTGGTACGCGCGTATTGCCGACGGCGTCTCGTTGAAGATGGCGCTGGACGTCGAACTGGAAAGCGAGCGCGATGCACTAGCTGCGGCTTTGCGGGAGGCGGCCGGTCGCTGGGAAAAATGGCTGACAGACCATCCGGTGCAAACTTTTGATCGCGATCTGCATTACAACAGAGCCTCCGGCGTAGCGGCCGTGGCGCCATTTGCGCCAGTTCTAGGGCATGTATTCAATCATGGGACTCACCACCGCGGTCAACTTACTGCGGCTTTGACCGGGATGGGCCATGCGTGCCCGGAACTCGATCTCATTTACTGGACCGTCGCTATGCGACAAGCGGAGACGAACAAGTGA
- a CDS encoding alpha/beta hydrolase family protein, whose translation MKLRTHYVLACCLCAAAWSGHAAEQVQPLAQDLNEAVSRLPVTVKNLYGRSVNGNLIVTQFKPAGAGPFPIVIINHGRGSDRSTPGRFRYTQQARFFTERGFAVFVPTRLGYGDTGVEPDPEDSGGCRDKDYAPMAEAASNEVLAVLAYAKQQPYVNPERVLLVGQSVGGYTTTATAAKMPQGLVAAINFAGGSGGDPETHPGVPCQGAKLESMYAQFGKTAKVPMLWIYTENDLYFGPQYSQAWYAAFNKAGGQAEFKLLPPFAKNGHMLFVSGLNIWEPLVAEFLGRNGFPAEPLTK comes from the coding sequence ATGAAATTGCGGACGCATTATGTGCTGGCCTGCTGCCTGTGCGCAGCGGCCTGGTCCGGCCATGCCGCGGAGCAGGTTCAGCCGTTGGCGCAGGATCTCAATGAAGCGGTGAGCCGCCTGCCTGTGACTGTCAAGAACCTGTACGGCCGCAGCGTCAACGGCAATCTCATCGTGACGCAATTCAAGCCTGCCGGCGCTGGACCGTTTCCAATCGTCATCATCAATCATGGCCGCGGCAGCGATCGTTCCACGCCCGGACGTTTCCGCTACACCCAGCAAGCGCGTTTCTTCACCGAACGCGGGTTTGCCGTGTTTGTGCCGACCCGGCTAGGTTACGGCGATACCGGCGTCGAGCCTGATCCGGAAGACAGCGGCGGCTGCCGTGACAAAGATTACGCACCGATGGCGGAGGCTGCCAGCAATGAAGTGCTGGCGGTGCTGGCGTATGCCAAGCAGCAGCCGTACGTCAATCCTGAGCGGGTGCTGCTGGTCGGCCAGTCAGTGGGCGGTTATACAACTACCGCCACCGCCGCCAAGATGCCCCAGGGCCTGGTGGCGGCGATCAATTTTGCCGGCGGCTCCGGCGGCGATCCCGAGACGCATCCCGGCGTGCCGTGCCAGGGCGCCAAGCTGGAAAGCATGTACGCGCAATTCGGCAAGACCGCCAAGGTGCCGATGCTGTGGATATATACCGAAAACGATCTGTATTTCGGCCCGCAATACAGCCAGGCCTGGTATGCAGCGTTCAACAAGGCCGGCGGCCAGGCCGAATTCAAGCTGCTGCCGCCGTTCGCCAAGAACGGCCACATGCTGTTTGTATCCGGCCTGAACATCTGGGAACCGCTGGTGGCCGAGTTCCTGGGACGGAACGGATTTCCTGCGGAGCCATTGACCAAATGA
- a CDS encoding enoyl-CoA hydratase/isomerase family protein: protein MTYQTLAIQHAPQIATIVLNRPDVRNAFNETMIAEITHAFAELGSAAEVRAIVLAANGAAFCAGGDLNWMKAMADYTPEQNRADAALLATMLRTIYQCPKPVIAKVQGDCYAGGLGLVAACDIVAAVDTAQFCLSEVKIGLIPATISPYVIKAIGESAARRYFITAERFSAATGEKLGLVHEVAAAEKLDESVAVLLKALLAASPNAVTEAKRLVRAVAGQPLTAVLIADTVEEIAKIRASAEGREGVRAFLEKRKPSWLQ from the coding sequence GTGACTTATCAAACTTTGGCAATACAGCATGCACCCCAGATAGCGACCATCGTCCTCAACCGGCCCGATGTGCGCAATGCCTTTAATGAAACCATGATCGCCGAAATCACCCACGCCTTTGCCGAACTGGGCAGCGCCGCCGAGGTGAGGGCGATTGTGCTGGCCGCCAATGGCGCGGCGTTCTGCGCCGGCGGCGATTTGAATTGGATGAAGGCGATGGCAGACTACACGCCGGAGCAGAACCGCGCCGACGCCGCACTGCTGGCGACCATGCTGCGCACCATTTACCAATGTCCCAAGCCGGTGATCGCCAAGGTGCAGGGCGACTGTTACGCCGGCGGCCTGGGCCTGGTGGCAGCCTGCGATATCGTGGCGGCGGTGGATACGGCGCAGTTCTGCCTGTCGGAAGTAAAGATAGGCCTGATCCCGGCGACCATCTCGCCCTACGTCATCAAGGCAATCGGCGAGTCGGCTGCACGCCGCTATTTCATTACCGCCGAACGGTTTTCCGCCGCAACCGGCGAAAAGCTGGGCCTGGTGCATGAAGTAGCGGCAGCGGAGAAACTGGATGAAAGCGTGGCTGTGCTGCTCAAGGCCTTGCTGGCGGCCAGCCCTAACGCCGTCACCGAGGCCAAGCGCCTGGTGCGGGCGGTTGCGGGCCAGCCGCTGACGGCAGTACTGATCGCCGACACCGTGGAAGAAATCGCCAAAATCCGCGCTTCCGCCGAAGGCCGGGAGGGCGTGCGCGCCTTCCTGGAGAAGCGCAAACCGTCCTGGCTGCAGTGA
- the bioA gene encoding adenosylmethionine--8-amino-7-oxononanoate transaminase: MSNVTNKAAISAARPGLVQRSLDSVWHPCTQMQHHESVPLIAVSRGRGAWLYDTDGKRYLDGISSWWVNLFGHANPRINAALKDQLDQLEHAMLAGFTHEPVVQLSEQLAARTGNVLGHCFYASDGASAVEIALKMSFHAWRNAGYTDKQEFVCLKGSYHGETIGALAVTDVPLFRDAYGPLLRQAHVVASPDARGARDGESAADVALRAAATLEKLLQQRSSHIAAIIIEPLVQCATGMAMHDPVYLRELRALCDRYKVHLIFDEIAVGCGRTGTFFASEQAAAPGEQAVWPDFLCLSKGISGGYLPLSLVMTRDEIYRAFYDNDLARGFLHSHSYTGNPLACRAALATLAIFEEDDVINANRERAQRITAALAPLAQHPQVRHFRQRGMIWAFDAVIDNKALAATFSRRFFTSAIEHELLLRPIGKTVYLMPPYILDDQEIDLLAARTAAVFESVIGHE, encoded by the coding sequence TTGAGTAATGTAACAAATAAGGCGGCCATATCCGCAGCACGGCCGGGCCTGGTCCAGCGCAGCCTGGACAGCGTCTGGCATCCATGCACCCAGATGCAGCACCACGAATCGGTGCCGCTGATCGCGGTCAGCCGCGGCCGCGGCGCCTGGCTGTATGATACCGACGGCAAACGCTACCTGGACGGCATCAGTTCCTGGTGGGTCAACCTGTTCGGCCACGCCAACCCGCGCATCAATGCCGCACTGAAGGACCAGCTCGACCAATTGGAACATGCGATGCTGGCCGGTTTCACGCATGAACCGGTAGTGCAGCTGTCGGAGCAGCTGGCGGCACGCACCGGCAATGTGCTGGGCCATTGTTTCTACGCGTCGGATGGCGCTTCGGCGGTAGAGATCGCCCTGAAGATGAGTTTCCATGCCTGGCGCAACGCCGGTTATACCGACAAGCAGGAATTCGTTTGCCTGAAAGGCAGTTATCACGGCGAAACCATAGGCGCGCTGGCGGTTACCGACGTGCCCTTGTTCCGCGACGCCTATGGCCCCTTGCTGCGGCAGGCGCATGTGGTGGCTTCACCCGATGCACGCGGTGCGCGTGACGGCGAGAGCGCCGCCGACGTCGCCTTGCGCGCCGCCGCCACGCTGGAAAAACTGCTGCAGCAGCGCTCCAGCCATATCGCCGCCATCATCATCGAGCCGCTGGTGCAATGCGCCACCGGCATGGCGATGCACGATCCGGTTTACCTGCGTGAGCTGCGCGCATTGTGCGACCGTTACAAAGTCCATCTGATCTTTGACGAAATTGCCGTCGGCTGCGGTCGTACCGGCACCTTTTTTGCGTCCGAACAGGCTGCCGCCCCCGGAGAGCAGGCAGTCTGGCCGGATTTCCTATGCCTGTCGAAAGGCATCAGCGGCGGTTACCTGCCGTTGTCGCTGGTGATGACGCGCGACGAAATCTACCGCGCCTTCTACGACAACGACCTGGCGCGCGGTTTCCTTCATTCGCATTCCTACACCGGCAATCCGCTGGCCTGTCGCGCTGCGCTGGCGACGCTGGCGATTTTCGAGGAAGACGACGTCATCAACGCCAACCGCGAGCGCGCCCAACGCATCACGGCAGCGCTGGCGCCCTTGGCGCAGCATCCGCAAGTGCGCCATTTCCGCCAGCGCGGCATGATCTGGGCTTTTGATGCGGTGATCGACAACAAGGCCCTGGCCGCGACTTTCTCGCGCCGTTTTTTCACCAGCGCGATAGAGCATGAACTGCTGCTGCGGCCGATAGGCAAGACGGTGTATCTGATGCCGCCGTATATCCTGGACGACCAGGAAATCGATTTGCTGGCAGCCCGCACCGCCGCCGTTTTCGAAAGCGTGATCGGCCATGAGTAA
- the bioD gene encoding dethiobiotin synthase — protein MSKVIANTPKAAWFIAGTDTEIGKTLIAGALLHGLTKTGVRSAGMKPVAAGAELRDGAWHNDDADVLAAEASVPLPQELTTPFLLRQATAPHIAAEQEQRTIELAHILSCYQQIAALADAVVVEGVGGFRVPLNDTHDTADLAQQLGLPVVLVVGLRLGCISHALLTAEAIAARGLRLAGWVANTVDAAMLNADANIAALKSRIDAPFLGHVPRMDELPARALVEAAASHLDFSRLPDWPRPSAANLI, from the coding sequence ATGAGTAAGGTAATCGCCAATACACCAAAGGCTGCCTGGTTCATCGCCGGCACCGACACCGAAATCGGCAAGACGCTGATCGCTGGCGCTCTGCTGCACGGGCTGACAAAAACGGGCGTGCGCAGCGCCGGCATGAAACCGGTTGCCGCCGGCGCAGAACTGCGCGACGGCGCCTGGCACAACGACGATGCCGATGTCTTGGCAGCGGAAGCCAGCGTGCCGTTGCCGCAGGAACTGACCACGCCGTTCCTGTTGCGCCAGGCTACCGCGCCGCATATCGCCGCAGAGCAGGAACAGCGGACGATAGAACTGGCGCATATCCTTTCCTGTTATCAGCAGATCGCAGCGCTGGCCGATGCCGTGGTAGTCGAAGGCGTCGGCGGCTTCCGCGTGCCGCTCAACGATACCCACGATACCGCCGACCTGGCGCAGCAGCTCGGCTTGCCGGTGGTGCTGGTGGTGGGTTTGCGGCTGGGCTGCATCAGCCACGCGTTGTTGACGGCAGAAGCGATTGCCGCACGCGGCTTGCGCCTGGCCGGCTGGGTCGCCAATACGGTCGACGCCGCCATGCTTAACGCCGACGCCAATATCGCGGCACTCAAAAGCCGCATCGATGCCCCATTTCTAGGTCATGTGCCGCGCATGGACGAGCTGCCCGCCAGGGCGCTGGTCGAAGCTGCGGCCAGCCATCTGGATTTTTCACGTTTGCCGGATTGGCCGAGGCCATCCGCAGCCAACCTTATTTAA
- the bioF gene encoding 8-amino-7-oxononanoate synthase, with protein sequence MPDLLTEIRDQLAALQEQKLLRKRRIVDGPQGPLLDAEGRQYLAFCSNDYLGLANHPALRAAAQAGLDQYGVGASASALISGHTSVVEELELALAAFTGMPRALHFSTGYMANMGAIPALVGPGDVVFSDRLNHACLIDGARLSGAQFRVYPHADVARLEQLLAKSEHPRKLVVTDAVFSMDGDIAPLPELLALCEKYDAWLLVDDAHGFGVLGPQGRGSLAHFGLQSQRILYMGTLGKAAGVAGAFIAGDALLIEWLLQRARTYVFTTASPPMLASALLAAVRLMQEEDWRQQHLRVLIARLRSGLASLPWPLLPSETPVQALIVEDNQLALDLMAGLREQGIWVPAIRPPTVPKGTARLRISLSAAHSIEQVDQLINALHALAENHADADSRRIARSTVE encoded by the coding sequence ATGCCTGATCTGCTAACGGAAATCCGCGATCAGCTGGCAGCGCTGCAAGAGCAGAAGTTGCTGCGCAAGCGGCGTATCGTCGACGGGCCGCAAGGGCCGCTGCTGGACGCCGAGGGCCGGCAATACCTGGCTTTTTGCAGCAACGATTATCTCGGCTTGGCGAACCACCCGGCCCTGCGTGCCGCGGCGCAGGCCGGGCTCGACCAATACGGCGTCGGCGCCAGCGCGTCGGCCCTGATCAGCGGCCATACCAGCGTGGTCGAAGAACTGGAACTGGCGCTGGCGGCATTCACCGGCATGCCGCGCGCCCTGCATTTTTCGACCGGCTACATGGCCAACATGGGCGCCATCCCGGCGCTGGTCGGCCCTGGAGATGTCGTCTTCTCGGACCGGCTCAACCATGCTTGCCTGATAGACGGCGCACGTTTGTCGGGCGCGCAGTTCCGCGTCTATCCGCATGCCGATGTGGCAAGGCTGGAGCAGCTTCTGGCCAAGAGCGAGCACCCGCGCAAGCTGGTCGTCACCGATGCGGTGTTCAGCATGGACGGCGATATCGCGCCCTTGCCGGAATTGCTGGCGCTGTGTGAAAAATACGATGCCTGGCTGCTGGTCGACGACGCCCACGGTTTTGGCGTGCTGGGTCCGCAAGGACGCGGCAGCCTGGCGCATTTCGGTTTGCAGTCGCAGCGCATCCTGTACATGGGAACCCTGGGCAAGGCTGCGGGCGTGGCCGGCGCTTTTATCGCCGGCGATGCGCTGCTGATCGAATGGCTGCTGCAGCGGGCGCGCACCTATGTGTTTACTACCGCCAGCCCGCCCATGCTGGCCAGCGCCTTGCTGGCGGCGGTCAGGCTGATGCAGGAGGAAGACTGGCGCCAGCAGCATTTGCGCGTATTGATTGCCCGTTTGCGCAGCGGACTGGCCAGCTTGCCATGGCCTTTGCTGCCATCCGAGACGCCGGTGCAGGCGTTGATCGTCGAAGATAACCAGTTGGCGCTGGACCTGATGGCGGGCTTGCGCGAGCAGGGCATCTGGGTGCCGGCGATCCGGCCGCCGACCGTGCCGAAGGGCACGGCCCGCCTGCGCATATCGCTGTCGGCGGCGCACAGCATCGAACAAGTGGATCAGTTGATCAACGCATTGCATGCGTTGGCCGAAAATCATGCAGACGCGGATTCGCGACGCATAGCGAGGAGTACAGTTGAGTAA